GATACGTAGATATAGTTTTCTCTCGAAAAATGCCAAATAAAATAGAATAGACCAAAAGAATATGCACATTTTTGGACCAAATATTAACAATCTTGTAAAATTGAGATTATTCTAAAAAGTAACCTACAGTCAGTTTCAAGGCTCCTCCCTCCGTGAATAGTGGGGGAGTCTAGAAACCGGACCGCAACCCTCACAGACAGTTGGAGGAGACAGATAATGGCTACACACTGACAACAGATGGATTTAAAACCTCTTCCGAGTATCCGAGGTAAATTGTGGAAGCGACCACACAAGGATATACTGTAATGTATGTAGCCTGTCAGAAAAGTATTGTCGTTTATGATTTTGTTTTATTCGGGAAAATAATCCCGTGGTCTCGAGCCTGCGTGTTTACGCGCAGACATAAAGTCGCGTGTTAGAATTAATTTGGAATGGGGAACAACCAAGTTTGTATTATATCTTCCCATTTGCTGGTTCTGATTATTCTTGCACTTCTACGGGGAGCAGATGGTCAGCATGGCCTCCGTGGAATGTCCGTTCCTGAACATGGCTTTTGCCAACCTATTTCCATTCCTCTCTGTATGGATATTGCCTATAACGAGACTATCATGCCAAATCTATTAGGGCACATGAACCAAGAGGACGCCGGgcttgaagtgcaccagttctaTCCGCTTGTGAAAGTTCAATGCTCTCCTGACCTGAAGTTTTTCCTCTGCTCCATGTATACCCCCGTTTGTACGGTGCTGGAACAAGCACTGCCTCCGTGTCGCTCGCTCTGCGAGAGAGCGAGGCAGGGCTGCGAGGCACTGATGAATAAATTTGGTTTCCAGTGGCCTGACAGCCTCGCCTGTGAATCTTTCCCTGTTCACGGAGCGGGTGAGTTGTGCGTCGGGCAAAACGTGTCCGATAGAAGCACTCCTATTAATCCTACCTCGGATGTAACAGAATCACCTTATGGGCAGCGTAGGACTGTAAAGGGACAGTTTCGATGCCCAGTTGCATTGAGAGTACCCCCCTATTTGAACTACCGTTTTCTTGGGGAGGAGGATTGTGGTGCACCTTGTGAGCCCTCAAAACCACATGGAATGATGTACTTCAGTGAGGCTGAGTTGAAATTCGCCAAGATCTGGATTGGAATATGGTCTGTGTTATGCTGCGGGTCCACTCTGTTCACATTTTTGACCTACTTGGTGGACATGCAGAGGTTCAGCTACCCAGAGCGACCCATCATTTTCCTATCAGGCTGCTACTCCATAGTATCATTAGCCTACATCGCTGGCTTCTTGTTGGGGGACAAGGTGGTGTGCAACAACCGCTTTGACAGCGACGTCAAAACAGTCATCCAAGGCACCAAAAAGGAGGGCTGCACCATTTTGTTCATGATGCTCTACTTTTTCAGCATGGCCAGCTCCATCTGGTGGGTCATCCTGGCCTTGACGTGGTTCTTGTCAGCCGGGATGAAGTGGGGTCACGAGGCCATCGAAGCCAACTCGCAGTACTTCCACCTGGTGGCATGGGCGGTACCCGCCATCAAGACCTTCACCATCCTGGCGGTGGGGCAGGTGGACGGCGACGTTCTGAGTGGTGTGTGCTACGTGGGCATTAACAGCGTGCACGCTCTCAGAGGCTTTGTTCTGGCGCCGCTCTTCATCTACCTCTTCCTGGGGACCTCATTCCTTCTGGCCGGCTTTGTGTCGCTCTTCCGCATCCGGACCATCATGAAGCATGACAGCATCAAGAC
The DNA window shown above is from Oncorhynchus mykiss isolate Arlee chromosome 18, USDA_OmykA_1.1, whole genome shotgun sequence and carries:
- the LOC110496337 gene encoding frizzled-1-like; the encoded protein is MGNNQVCIISSHLLVLIILALLRGADGQHGLRGMSVPEHGFCQPISIPLCMDIAYNETIMPNLLGHMNQEDAGLEVHQFYPLVKVQCSPDLKFFLCSMYTPVCTVLEQALPPCRSLCERARQGCEALMNKFGFQWPDSLACESFPVHGAGELCVGQNVSDRSTPINPTSDVTESPYGQRRTVKGQFRCPVALRVPPYLNYRFLGEEDCGAPCEPSKPHGMMYFSEAELKFAKIWIGIWSVLCCGSTLFTFLTYLVDMQRFSYPERPIIFLSGCYSIVSLAYIAGFLLGDKVVCNNRFDSDVKTVIQGTKKEGCTILFMMLYFFSMASSIWWVILALTWFLSAGMKWGHEAIEANSQYFHLVAWAVPAIKTFTILAVGQVDGDVLSGVCYVGINSVHALRGFVLAPLFIYLFLGTSFLLAGFVSLFRIRTIMKHDSIKTEKLEKLMVRIGIFSVLYTVPATVVIACYFYEQAFREQWEKSWVSRTCKNYAVPCPGHDHPQMSPDFTVFMIKYLMMLIVGITSGFWIWSSKTLNSWRRFYTRLASNKQGETTV